One Microbacterium sp. No. 7 genomic window carries:
- a CDS encoding tyrosine-type recombinase/integrase, with translation MTIKTPSGADERGGGEKKQRRSRSRHQGSLGDYQTRKGKRWKFQIYVLIDPEKPELGEKRVTRGGFTDLEEAQAALTEALKKKAKNEKFLGKVPTLAVYADHWADSLRLADSTIKGYRKIIRNHITPDLGKIKLDKLTATRIGSHYRELEKHGRKDEHGKGKPLSANSVHKVHVVLGAILDAAIDDGLISVNPSKKRRTVNAPKSSEVRAQKPEIVTWTGEQLHTFLTWNRDDRQDEMFPLWRLIAYTGMRRSEALALKWNDINTRTGRVSIRRAVNTEDWTETKTTKTGNARVIDVDAATLKVLASYKVARAEVSFELAKADAYVFGDDDGKLRSPDAMTSRWDRRMKWLSKQHPSLPRVTIKGLRHTHATLLLELGEHPKVVQERLGHSTITTTMNIYSHVTPTMQKAAADRFAQHLGNA, from the coding sequence ATGACCATTAAGACCCCATCCGGTGCCGATGAGCGCGGCGGGGGTGAGAAAAAGCAGCGGCGTTCCAGGTCGCGGCATCAGGGATCGCTGGGCGACTACCAGACCCGCAAGGGCAAGCGGTGGAAGTTCCAGATCTATGTGCTCATCGACCCCGAGAAGCCCGAGCTGGGCGAGAAGCGAGTCACCCGTGGCGGGTTCACCGACCTCGAAGAAGCCCAGGCCGCCCTCACCGAGGCATTGAAGAAGAAAGCGAAGAACGAGAAGTTCCTCGGCAAGGTGCCCACCCTCGCCGTCTACGCCGATCACTGGGCCGACAGCCTCCGGTTGGCGGACTCCACGATCAAGGGGTACCGGAAGATCATCCGCAACCACATCACCCCCGATCTCGGCAAGATCAAGCTCGACAAGCTCACCGCAACCCGCATCGGCTCCCACTACCGAGAGCTGGAGAAGCACGGCCGCAAGGACGAGCATGGCAAGGGCAAGCCCCTCTCAGCCAACAGCGTCCACAAGGTGCATGTCGTGCTCGGAGCGATCCTCGATGCCGCGATCGACGACGGGCTGATCTCGGTGAACCCGTCGAAGAAGCGCCGCACCGTCAACGCGCCGAAATCGAGCGAGGTGCGGGCGCAGAAGCCCGAGATCGTCACCTGGACAGGCGAGCAGTTGCACACGTTCCTCACCTGGAACCGCGACGACCGGCAAGACGAGATGTTCCCGCTGTGGCGGCTCATCGCCTACACCGGTATGCGACGCAGCGAAGCCCTCGCGCTGAAGTGGAACGACATCAACACCAGAACAGGTCGTGTCAGCATCCGTCGCGCGGTCAACACCGAGGACTGGACGGAGACGAAGACCACGAAGACGGGCAACGCCCGCGTGATCGACGTGGACGCCGCGACCCTTAAGGTGCTCGCCTCGTACAAGGTCGCACGCGCCGAGGTGTCGTTCGAGCTGGCGAAAGCCGACGCCTATGTCTTCGGTGACGATGACGGGAAGCTGCGCTCACCCGACGCGATGACGAGCCGCTGGGATCGCCGCATGAAGTGGCTGAGCAAGCAGCACCCGAGCCTCCCGCGGGTCACGATCAAGGGGCTTCGCCATACGCACGCCACGCTCCTGCTGGAGCTGGGCGAGCATCCCAAGGTGGTGCAGGAGCGCCTCGGGCACTCCACCATCACCACCACGATGAACATCTACAGCCATGTCACCCCGACGATGCAGAAAGCCGCAGCCGACCGCTTCGCACAGCACCTCGGGAACGCTTAG
- a CDS encoding helix-turn-helix domain-containing protein codes for METERVRGNPAGITNTHVANNIRTARQAIGMDLRTLSDGMAQAGRKLSPSGISKLEAGDRRVDVDDLIVIAYLLRTSPAALLTPPGQATTLTGVPDDYEPEEIDRWMRGELVLTDEGLFNYWQQEWVICTDRIHYLETTLAGMTAPSQDDPEKPQAHPKTIAAYQERLETARARARAIRERGVQLDPEGRVFNAADYIDNYAQTHQPGQTTARSTLS; via the coding sequence ATGGAAACAGAACGAGTACGGGGCAACCCCGCAGGCATCACGAACACGCACGTCGCCAACAACATCCGCACCGCCCGGCAGGCGATCGGCATGGACTTGCGCACCCTCTCCGACGGCATGGCACAGGCCGGGCGGAAACTCTCCCCGTCGGGGATCAGCAAGCTAGAGGCCGGAGACCGCCGCGTCGACGTGGACGACCTCATCGTCATCGCCTACCTGCTGCGCACCAGCCCCGCCGCGCTCCTGACCCCGCCAGGGCAGGCGACGACGCTCACCGGCGTACCCGACGACTACGAGCCGGAGGAGATCGACCGGTGGATGCGCGGGGAACTCGTGCTCACCGACGAGGGCCTGTTCAACTACTGGCAGCAGGAATGGGTCATCTGCACCGACCGCATCCACTACCTCGAAACCACGCTCGCGGGCATGACTGCACCGAGTCAGGACGATCCTGAGAAGCCGCAGGCGCATCCCAAGACGATTGCCGCCTACCAGGAGCGCTTGGAGACAGCGCGGGCGCGAGCGCGGGCGATCCGGGAACGCGGCGTGCAACTCGATCCCGAGGGGCGCGTGTTCAACGCCGCCGACTACATCGACAACTACGCCCAGACCCACCAGCCCGGACAGACGACAGCAAGGAGCACCCTGTCATGA
- a CDS encoding helix-turn-helix domain-containing protein codes for MMRQSTLDMEDLRRRRSLVITRKEAAEALGVDPRTITTSINEGTIPSVRLGRRVVIPREKFLALFADVRPEDG; via the coding sequence ATGATGCGGCAGAGCACTCTCGACATGGAAGACTTGCGCAGGCGGCGCAGCCTGGTCATCACCCGGAAAGAAGCCGCCGAAGCCCTCGGGGTCGATCCCCGCACGATCACAACGAGCATCAACGAGGGCACGATCCCCTCGGTCAGGCTCGGCCGCCGGGTCGTGATCCCGCGCGAGAAGTTCCTCGCCCTGTTCGCCGATGTCCGCCCCGAGGACGGATGA
- a CDS encoding M20/M25/M40 family metallo-hydrolase, which produces MSSHDDLPEVARIARDLIRIDTTNWGEGRARGEREAAEFVGAYLEGLGLTPDYYEPIPRRTNVSARIPGRDRSKPALVLHGHLDVVPAIAEQWSVDPFEGVVRDGMLWGRGAVDMKDMDAMILTSVADILRAGEQPARDIVVTFFADEENGGAEGSMLVVRDRPEWFAGAGEAISEVGGYSISVSGRRAYLLQVGEKALVWVRLHARGRAGHGSGVHPDNAVTRLAEAVATLGRTEWPIELVDTTALTIEGLAELSGVDAGDPDAVAATTGPTAAFVRSTLRTTANPTGLTAGYKHNVIPDAALAAVDIRTLPGQEQRVLAEVQRIVGDDIDIEIVQQARGLEVPFRGDLVEAMVGALGRHDPGIPVIPYLMGGGTDNKALADLGIAGYGFAPLRLPADLDFTGMFHGVDERVPIDALVFGQRVLTDLIRTY; this is translated from the coding sequence ATGTCTTCGCACGACGACCTTCCCGAGGTCGCGCGCATCGCGCGCGACCTGATCCGCATCGACACGACCAACTGGGGCGAGGGGCGCGCCCGCGGCGAGCGCGAGGCCGCGGAGTTCGTGGGCGCCTATCTGGAGGGCCTCGGGCTGACCCCCGACTACTACGAGCCGATCCCGCGGCGCACGAACGTGTCGGCGCGCATCCCGGGTCGGGACCGCTCGAAGCCTGCGCTCGTGCTGCACGGCCACCTCGACGTCGTCCCCGCGATCGCGGAGCAGTGGAGCGTCGACCCGTTCGAGGGCGTCGTGCGGGACGGCATGCTCTGGGGCCGCGGCGCCGTCGACATGAAGGACATGGATGCCATGATCCTCACGTCGGTGGCCGACATCCTGCGCGCCGGCGAGCAGCCCGCACGCGACATCGTCGTGACGTTCTTCGCCGACGAGGAGAACGGCGGCGCAGAGGGCTCGATGCTGGTCGTGCGCGATCGCCCGGAGTGGTTCGCCGGAGCGGGCGAGGCGATCAGCGAGGTCGGCGGCTACTCGATCTCGGTGTCCGGCCGCCGCGCCTACCTGCTGCAGGTGGGGGAGAAGGCGCTCGTCTGGGTGCGCCTGCACGCCCGGGGCCGCGCCGGGCACGGCAGCGGCGTGCACCCCGACAACGCGGTGACGCGGCTCGCGGAGGCCGTCGCGACGCTGGGGCGCACGGAATGGCCGATCGAGCTCGTCGACACGACCGCGCTCACGATCGAGGGCCTCGCGGAGCTCTCCGGCGTCGACGCCGGCGACCCCGACGCGGTCGCCGCGACGACCGGGCCGACGGCGGCGTTCGTGCGGTCGACGCTGCGCACGACGGCCAACCCGACGGGGCTGACCGCGGGGTACAAGCACAACGTGATCCCGGACGCGGCGCTCGCGGCCGTCGACATCCGCACCCTTCCGGGGCAGGAGCAGCGCGTGCTCGCCGAGGTGCAGCGGATCGTGGGCGACGACATCGACATCGAGATCGTTCAGCAGGCGCGGGGTCTGGAGGTACCCTTCAGAGGTGACCTCGTGGAGGCCATGGTAGGGGCCCTCGGGCGCCACGACCCAGGCATCCCGGTCATCCCGTACCTCATGGGCGGCGGCACCGACAACAAGGCGCTGGCCGACCTCGGCATCGCCGGGTACGGATTCGCACCGTTGCGACTGCCCGCCGACCTGGACTTCACCGGGATGTTCCACGGTGTCGACGAACGCGTGCCGATCGATGCGCTCGTGTTCGGTCAGCGGGTGCTGACCGATCTGATCCGTACCTACTGA